From one Anaerolineae bacterium genomic stretch:
- a CDS encoding cysteine desulfurase, which produces MFETTIYMDNAAVTRLDERVWEAMRPYYFDTFAVATSQFGYSLGIEARDALESARATLAGALGANAEEFIFTSGDTESTNMAIKGVAAALAPKKGRHIITSPIEDFPVLGSVKALEKQGFEVSYVRVDEHGLVDLDHLRSLIRPDTILASIQVANQEIGTLQDVAAIAGILKERGVIFHADATHAFGRVPLDVRQVPVDLITVSAHTIHGPRGIGGLYIRKGTPIVKWMDGGFQEFNLRAGVENIPGAVGFAKAIELITPEETERLRRMRDALIERLLQIPHTRLNGHPSRRLPTNANISFRFIEGESILLQLDMRGIAVSTGSACFSRSLEASHVILGIGGDHERAHGSVRFTLGRFNREEEVDKVVEAMNEIVAVLRAISPLGKD; this is translated from the coding sequence ATGTTCGAGACGACGATATATATGGACAACGCGGCGGTAACCCGCCTGGATGAGCGGGTGTGGGAGGCCATGCGGCCGTATTACTTCGATACCTTCGCCGTGGCGACTTCCCAGTTCGGTTATTCCCTGGGGATTGAAGCCCGCGATGCGCTGGAAAGCGCCCGGGCCACACTGGCCGGCGCGTTAGGTGCCAACGCGGAGGAGTTCATCTTCACCTCCGGCGACACAGAATCCACCAACATGGCCATCAAGGGTGTTGCCGCGGCGCTGGCGCCGAAGAAGGGCCGGCATATCATCACCAGCCCCATCGAGGACTTCCCCGTGCTGGGAAGCGTCAAGGCGCTGGAAAAGCAGGGCTTTGAGGTCAGCTATGTGCGGGTGGACGAGCACGGCCTGGTGGACCTGGACCATCTGCGCAGTCTTATCCGGCCGGATACCATCCTGGCCTCCATCCAGGTCGCCAATCAGGAGATCGGGACCCTGCAGGATGTTGCCGCCATCGCCGGCATCCTGAAGGAGCGCGGCGTGATCTTCCACGCGGACGCCACCCACGCCTTTGGCCGGGTGCCGCTGGATGTGCGCCAGGTGCCGGTGGACCTTATCACGGTCTCGGCACATACCATTCACGGCCCGCGGGGCATCGGTGGGCTGTACATCCGGAAGGGGACACCCATCGTGAAGTGGATGGACGGCGGGTTTCAGGAGTTCAACCTGCGCGCCGGCGTGGAGAACATCCCGGGCGCGGTGGGTTTCGCCAAGGCCATCGAGCTGATCACGCCGGAGGAGACGGAGCGACTGCGCCGCATGCGAGATGCCCTCATCGAGCGCTTACTGCAGATCCCGCACACGCGGCTGAACGGCCATCCGAGCCGGCGGCTTCCTACCAATGCCAACATCTCCTTCCGCTTCATCGAGGGGGAATCCATCCTGCTCCAGTTGGACATGCGGGGCATCGCCGTCAGCACCGGCTCCGCCTGTTTCAGCCGCTCTTTGGAGGCCAGCCATGTTATCCTGGGCATCGGCGGCGACCACGAGCGGGCGCACGGCTCCGTGCGCTTCACCCTGGGGCGCTTCAACCGGGAGGAAGAGGTGGACAAGGTCGTGGAGGCGATGAACGAGATCGTCGCGGTACTGCGCGCCATCAGCCCATTGGGCAAAGACTAG
- a CDS encoding iron-sulfur cluster assembly scaffold protein — MPLPYSEIVMEHFKRPRNVGRLEDADAKATEGSPACGDMVTVYLKVDEQTHRITDIRFESYGCASNIATGSIITELAKGKTIEEAKQLTWKDAAEALGGLPPVKVHCSVLAIDGLRAAIQNYEEKKGLIKERVPTTLEEINRRLKRVMNPVVGLDIVRTKIVRDVTLENGVVRVTIDMPADHQFANNIREEIMEKLGTLWDIQQVEVEFVG, encoded by the coding sequence ATGCCACTGCCATACAGCGAGATTGTGATGGAGCATTTCAAACGCCCGCGCAATGTGGGCCGGCTGGAGGACGCTGACGCCAAGGCTACCGAAGGGAGCCCTGCGTGCGGCGACATGGTGACGGTGTACCTGAAGGTGGACGAACAGACGCACCGTATCACCGATATCCGATTCGAGTCCTATGGGTGTGCCTCCAATATCGCCACCGGCTCGATTATCACAGAGCTGGCGAAAGGCAAGACCATCGAGGAGGCCAAGCAGTTGACCTGGAAGGATGCCGCCGAGGCGCTGGGCGGACTGCCGCCGGTGAAGGTGCACTGTTCGGTGCTGGCCATTGACGGCCTGCGGGCGGCGATCCAGAATTATGAGGAGAAGAAGGGGCTTATCAAAGAGAGGGTGCCTACCACCCTCGAGGAAATCAACCGCCGGCTGAAGCGCGTCATGAACCCGGTGGTGGGGCTGGATATTGTGCGCACCAAGATCGTCAGAGACGTGACGCTGGAGAACGGCGTGGTGCGGGTGACGATCGACATGCCGGCGGACCATCAGTTCGCCAACAACATCCGCGAGGAAATCATGGAGAAGCTGGGCACCCTCTGGGATATCCAGCAGGTGGAAGTCGAATTCGTCGGGTAA
- a CDS encoding sulfurtransferase TusA family protein, which produces MAVITVDCRGETCPVPLVETRKALRKAAPGDIIEVIGTHPSSKKEIPLAVQALNLTILDIREEGDVWTIRIQR; this is translated from the coding sequence ATGGCCGTGATCACGGTAGATTGTCGGGGAGAGACCTGCCCGGTGCCGCTGGTGGAGACGCGCAAGGCCCTTCGCAAGGCCGCGCCGGGCGACATTATTGAGGTCATCGGCACCCATCCTTCGTCGAAGAAGGAGATTCCCCTGGCGGTTCAGGCGCTGAACCTGACCATCCTGGATATCCGCGAGGAGGGGGATGTCTGGACCATTCGCATTCAGCGGTAA
- a CDS encoding DsrE/DsrF/DrsH-like family protein, whose product MADKQEGRPQKATIILHSGDMDKVYSALIIGNGALAMGMDVAIYFTFWGLQRLKKGALDKGPLSKMHFLGLGKWMVKQRMKKANVASLERLMRDFKEMGGRVLACDMTMEIMGIRREDLHTEWIDDYCAVGTYIAEARDSDITLFI is encoded by the coding sequence ATGGCGGACAAGCAAGAGGGCCGGCCCCAAAAGGCCACCATCATCCTGCATTCGGGCGATATGGATAAGGTCTACAGCGCGCTGATCATCGGCAACGGCGCCCTGGCGATGGGCATGGATGTGGCGATTTACTTCACCTTCTGGGGGCTTCAGCGGCTGAAGAAGGGCGCGCTGGACAAGGGACCCCTGTCGAAGATGCACTTCCTGGGCCTGGGCAAATGGATGGTCAAACAGCGCATGAAAAAGGCCAATGTCGCCTCGCTGGAGCGCCTGATGCGCGATTTTAAGGAGATGGGTGGGCGGGTGCTCGCCTGCGACATGACGATGGAGATCATGGGCATCCGCCGTGAGGACCTGCATACCGAATGGATTGACGATTACTGCGCGGTGGGGACGTATATCGCAGAGGCGCGGGACTCGGACATCACGCTGTTTATCTAG
- a CDS encoding pyrroline-5-carboxylate reductase, which yields MFRNSIMAFVGSGTMAEAMIKGLTDQGRIAPERIIASGPRPERGEYLRSRYGIQATTDNVEAVREADIVVLSIKPQVLPKVLKELHDRPREDALILSIVAGAKIRVISQGLNRQAVVRAMPNTPARVGMGMTVWTATPQATELQIAQARQILSALGDEIFMEDEEYLDMATALSGTGPAYVFFFMEALIDAGVHLGFSRRIAQQLVLKTIEGSVEIAKQTGLHPVELRNSVTSPGGTTAEALYQLEKGGMRTVLSKAIWAAYQKSRYLGELIEKQNGDLSD from the coding sequence ATGTTTCGCAACTCGATTATGGCGTTCGTCGGCAGTGGCACCATGGCCGAGGCCATGATCAAGGGCCTGACCGACCAGGGCCGCATCGCACCAGAACGGATTATCGCCAGCGGGCCGCGCCCTGAGCGCGGCGAGTATCTTCGCTCCCGCTACGGCATCCAGGCCACCACGGACAACGTCGAGGCCGTGCGGGAAGCGGACATCGTCGTCCTGTCCATCAAGCCGCAGGTCCTGCCGAAGGTGCTGAAGGAACTGCACGACAGGCCGCGCGAGGATGCGCTCATCCTTTCCATTGTGGCCGGCGCCAAGATTCGCGTTATCTCCCAGGGCCTGAACCGCCAGGCCGTCGTGCGCGCCATGCCCAACACGCCGGCGCGCGTGGGCATGGGTATGACCGTCTGGACCGCCACCCCCCAGGCTACGGAACTGCAGATCGCGCAGGCGCGGCAGATCCTGAGCGCGCTGGGTGATGAGATTTTCATGGAGGATGAGGAGTATCTGGACATGGCGACCGCGCTCAGCGGCACCGGGCCGGCCTACGTCTTCTTCTTTATGGAGGCCCTGATTGATGCCGGCGTGCACCTGGGCTTCTCCCGACGCATCGCTCAGCAGTTGGTGCTCAAGACCATCGAAGGCTCGGTGGAGATTGCCAAGCAGACCGGCCTGCACCCCGTCGAACTGCGCAATTCGGTCACCTCGCCCGGCGGCACCACCGCCGAGGCGCTCTACCAGCTTGAGAAGGGCGGCATGCGCACCGTCCTGTCCAAGGCTATCTGGGCGGCCTATCAGAAATCACGCTACTTGGGGGAGCTGATCGAGAAGCAAAATGGCGACCTTTCTGATTAG
- a CDS encoding YggT family protein, producing MATFLIRFISILFELLNLAIIARVFLSWFNVRPDHPVVSFLHQITEPILSPIRRVVPLIGMLDISPIIAIILLELLRNLLISLIASVL from the coding sequence ATGGCGACCTTTCTGATTAGATTCATCTCCATCCTCTTTGAATTGCTCAACCTGGCCATTATCGCCCGGGTCTTCCTCTCGTGGTTCAATGTGCGCCCGGACCACCCGGTGGTCAGCTTCCTGCATCAGATCACGGAGCCGATCCTGTCGCCCATCCGCCGGGTGGTGCCTCTGATCGGGATGCTGGACATCAGCCCGATTATCGCCATCATCTTGCTGGAGCTCCTCCGCAACCTGCTGATCTCTCTCATCGCCAGCGTGCTCTGA